One region of Blattabacterium cuenoti genomic DNA includes:
- the nadE gene encoding NAD(+) synthase yields MIKTEKVIKYIVSWLKEYIKKSKSNGFIIGISGGIDSSVTSFLVAMTKFPTIVLEMPIMENKKNFLSMKHAKFLKKKFSNVHYLEKDLSSLFTVFCHIINKNNVEDSKLSLALANVKSRIRMITLYYYANVKDYLVVGTGNKVEDFGVGFFTKYGDGGVDLHPIADLTKSEVRFLAKKLNILDEIQKAKPTDGLWEDNRSDEDQLGATYEELEWAMKVMKKKDYPFSEIEYKILKKYQILHQKNRHKMIPIPVCKIPYNIKK; encoded by the coding sequence ATGATAAAAACAGAAAAAGTAATTAAATATATTGTTTCCTGGTTAAAAGAATATATTAAAAAATCTAAATCTAATGGTTTTATTATTGGTATATCTGGAGGCATTGATTCTTCAGTAACATCTTTTTTAGTAGCTATGACAAAATTTCCTACTATCGTATTAGAAATGCCTATTATGGAAAATAAAAAAAATTTTTTGTCTATGAAACATGCAAAATTTTTAAAGAAAAAATTTTCAAACGTTCATTATCTAGAAAAAGATTTATCTTCTTTATTTACGGTTTTTTGTCATATCATAAATAAAAATAATGTTGAAGATTCAAAATTATCTTTAGCATTAGCTAACGTAAAATCTCGTATTCGAATGATAACTTTATACTATTATGCTAATGTAAAAGATTATCTTGTTGTTGGAACTGGAAATAAAGTGGAAGATTTTGGGGTAGGTTTTTTTACGAAATATGGAGATGGAGGTGTGGATTTACATCCTATAGCTGATCTAACTAAAAGTGAAGTACGTTTTTTGGCTAAAAAATTAAATATTCTTGATGAAATCCAAAAAGCAAAGCCTACGGATGGACTTTGGGAAGATAATCGATCAGATGAAGATCAATTAGGAGCTACTTATGAGGAATTAGAATGGGCTATGAAGGTTATGAAAAAAAAAGACTATCCGTTTTCCGAAATAGAATATAAAATTCTAAAAAAATATCAAATTTTACATCAGAAAAATAGACATAAAATGATTCCTATTCCTGTATGTAAAATTCCTTATAATATAAAAAAATAA
- a CDS encoding DUF3341 domain-containing protein, whose amino-acid sequence MTMIYVHALYNNNNTLINSIKIIQRHNYIIHEVYSPFPIHNLTELLKLKKTNLSFLSFIYGFLGFCIACALTWYTMIWDWPQNIGGKPSFSWIRNLPSFIPVIFELSIFFSAHFMCITYLIQCQLFPGRMPKNPDSRTTDNMFLIEIYTEKNDEKLVNLLKENGAIEVMIKKY is encoded by the coding sequence ATGACAATGATATATGTACATGCATTATATAATAATAATAATACGTTAATAAATAGTATAAAAATTATACAGCGTCATAATTATATTATACATGAAGTTTATTCTCCTTTTCCTATTCATAATTTAACTGAACTCTTAAAATTAAAAAAAACAAATTTATCTTTTTTATCTTTTATATATGGATTTTTAGGTTTTTGCATAGCTTGTGCATTAACTTGGTATACCATGATTTGGGATTGGCCTCAAAATATTGGAGGAAAACCCTCTTTTTCTTGGATTAGAAATCTTCCTTCTTTCATTCCTGTTATATTTGAATTGTCTATTTTTTTTTCTGCACATTTTATGTGTATTACTTATCTCATACAATGTCAATTATTTCCGGGACGTATGCCAAAAAATCCGGATTCAAGGACTACTGACAACATGTTTTTAATAGAAATTTATACTGAAAAAAATGACGAAAAATTAGTGAATCTATTAAAAGAAAATGGGGCAATAGAGGTTATGATAAAAAAATACTAA
- a CDS encoding potassium channel family protein, protein MKIIIIGLGNFGRSLALNLTDNGHEVFGIDHKMEKVDLLKDHIANVVCMDANNEAAYKVLPIKQADLGIVAIGENEGSSIVTTAILKKKYKNLRIVSRSLSKIHDTILEAMGINDVIHPEQDAAFRLTKQISFNYALDYFRVDNKHSIAEVFSPYSFSGKSVKSLKLTQKYSVSLITVIRDINNPMSSKGTPTRKVIGLVTGNTVLQKGDILTLFGSNRSIMNFVKDKK, encoded by the coding sequence ATGAAAATTATAATTATAGGGTTAGGAAATTTTGGAAGATCTTTAGCTCTTAATTTAACAGATAATGGACATGAAGTATTTGGGATAGATCATAAAATGGAAAAAGTAGATTTATTGAAAGATCATATAGCAAACGTAGTATGTATGGATGCAAATAATGAAGCGGCTTATAAAGTATTGCCTATTAAACAAGCAGATTTAGGTATTGTAGCTATTGGAGAAAACGAGGGGTCCTCAATAGTAACGACAGCTATCCTTAAAAAAAAGTATAAGAATTTAAGAATCGTGAGTAGATCTTTATCAAAAATACATGATACAATATTAGAAGCTATGGGAATTAATGATGTTATACATCCAGAACAAGATGCCGCATTTCGATTAACTAAACAAATATCTTTTAATTATGCTTTAGATTATTTTAGAGTAGATAATAAGCATTCTATAGCAGAAGTTTTTTCTCCATATTCTTTTAGTGGGAAATCTGTAAAAAGTTTGAAATTGACACAAAAATATTCCGTTTCTTTAATTACTGTAATCCGAGATATAAATAATCCAATGTCTTCTAAAGGGACTCCTACAAGAAAAGTTATAGGATTAGTTACAGGAAACACTGTTTTACAAAAAGGAGATATATTAACTCTTTTTGGTTCTAACAGATCTATCATGAATTTTGTAAAAGATAAAAAATAA
- a CDS encoding 4Fe-4S dicluster domain-containing protein encodes MKFNKKDKKEKILEDYNPIKNLLKGETSRRDFLKWLGFSTASVTLSACKGPVIKSIPYVVKPDNITPGVPNYYASTMIDSFDIGSVLVKTREGRPIKIEPNFSSEYFNTTSARIQSSLLSLYDEERLKNPFLKGKKSSWKEIDNYIIQKLKYLSKTKKDIIFLSHSFPSFSTKKLIQDFKKKYPYTKWITYDPISYSKALDASEKIFGVRGFPIFDFKKSELIISFDADFLGDWSPENMSKSYASNRKPKRGMIQHIQIESNMTITGANADVRISKKPSIIKKILIEVFQKIFFGKKTKDKNAQKIVSLINKMGSKSVIFADGDQESYELSFLINRKINSHALQKEKYLFSKESNDNEFKNFLKNLEKKNIGGLFIHNVNPIYSLPLSISKKIEKFIKKIPLTVSFSTNKDETNEIMDVLAPTPHWLENWGDTYPVTNVYTLIQPTIQRIFNTRQFQDSLIIWSGIKEKNYYEYLKKTWEKNIIPKSNVFSFNEALFHGVVKITNEKPISNNFSISIDKKIQEYEKNIVHKEIEENFELRLYTKISIGDGYQFNNPWLQELPDPITRTTWDNYLTISFFDANKIGLRNWNSGDGSLNGNCIDLIKNNETIIRNIPVFIQPGQAVGSVGLSFGYGQKIGKLSKIVNGKNAYRIYENFIVIQNNIQIKKVNKIHKFACIQLYNTTEGRNLVKETDLDIFLKEPKKNWNEEEKILTHEGMLSQEKISIWNENYEKKEKINGHHFNLSIDLNACIGCGACIIACHSENNVPVVGKEEIEKSRDMHWLRIDRYYFSNNKSQSQEENIYENPKISFQPIMCQHCEHAPCETVCPVGATSHGEQGQNMMAYNRCVGTRYCANNCPYKVRRFNWFNYANNQKFDFNMNNTLGKMVLNPDVVVRTRGVMEKCSLCIQRTQYVIGIAKKENRKIKNEEFETACSVSCPTKAITFGDANDSSSLISKKIKDTRSYKLLDFIGVRPNVSYLLKIRNKKKNEIDKMK; translated from the coding sequence TAGACGTGACTTTCTTAAATGGTTAGGTTTTAGTACCGCTTCAGTAACTTTATCCGCATGTAAAGGTCCAGTCATCAAATCTATTCCTTATGTAGTGAAACCTGATAATATAACTCCAGGAGTTCCTAATTATTATGCATCAACTATGATTGACTCTTTCGATATTGGAAGTGTATTGGTTAAAACGAGAGAAGGTCGTCCTATAAAAATAGAACCCAATTTTTCTTCTGAATATTTTAATACAACTTCTGCTAGAATTCAATCTTCTTTATTATCTCTTTATGATGAAGAAAGATTAAAAAATCCTTTTTTAAAAGGAAAAAAAAGCTCTTGGAAAGAGATAGATAATTATATTATTCAAAAATTGAAATATTTATCTAAAACAAAAAAAGATATAATTTTTCTTTCTCATTCTTTTCCAAGTTTTTCTACAAAAAAATTGATTCAAGATTTTAAAAAAAAATATCCTTATACTAAATGGATCACTTATGATCCAATTTCATATTCCAAAGCTTTAGATGCTTCAGAAAAAATATTTGGAGTTCGTGGATTTCCTATTTTTGATTTTAAAAAATCAGAATTAATAATTTCCTTTGATGCTGACTTTTTAGGAGATTGGAGTCCAGAAAATATGTCAAAATCTTATGCCTCTAACAGAAAACCCAAAAGAGGAATGATACAACATATTCAAATAGAAAGTAATATGACAATAACAGGAGCTAACGCAGATGTTCGTATATCGAAAAAACCTTCTATTATAAAAAAAATACTGATTGAAGTTTTTCAAAAAATTTTTTTTGGAAAAAAAACTAAAGATAAAAATGCACAAAAAATAGTTTCATTAATAAATAAAATGGGATCTAAAAGTGTTATTTTTGCAGATGGAGATCAAGAATCTTATGAATTATCTTTTTTAATTAATAGAAAAATTAATAGTCATGCATTACAAAAGGAAAAATATCTTTTTTCAAAAGAAAGTAATGACAATGAATTCAAAAACTTTTTAAAAAATTTAGAAAAGAAAAACATTGGAGGTTTATTTATTCATAATGTAAATCCTATTTATAGTCTTCCATTATCTATTTCTAAAAAAATAGAGAAATTTATAAAAAAAATACCTTTAACAGTATCTTTTTCTACGAATAAGGATGAAACCAATGAAATCATGGATGTATTAGCTCCTACTCCTCATTGGTTGGAAAATTGGGGGGATACTTATCCTGTTACTAATGTTTATACATTAATTCAGCCTACGATTCAACGTATTTTCAATACAAGACAATTTCAAGATTCTTTAATTATTTGGAGTGGAATTAAAGAAAAGAATTATTATGAATACTTAAAAAAAACTTGGGAAAAAAATATTATACCCAAATCTAATGTTTTTTCTTTTAACGAAGCTTTATTTCATGGAGTGGTAAAAATTACAAACGAAAAACCTATTTCAAATAATTTTTCAATTTCAATAGACAAAAAAATACAAGAGTATGAGAAAAATATAGTTCATAAAGAAATAGAAGAAAATTTTGAACTGAGATTATACACTAAAATTAGTATAGGAGATGGATATCAATTCAATAATCCTTGGTTACAGGAACTTCCGGATCCTATTACACGTACTACATGGGACAATTATTTAACTATATCATTTTTTGATGCGAATAAAATTGGATTGAGAAATTGGAATTCTGGAGATGGATCTTTAAATGGAAACTGCATTGATTTAATTAAAAATAATGAAACAATAATCCGAAATATTCCTGTTTTTATTCAACCCGGACAAGCTGTAGGATCTGTAGGTTTATCTTTTGGTTATGGTCAGAAAATAGGAAAGTTATCTAAGATCGTTAATGGAAAAAACGCCTACAGAATTTATGAAAATTTTATCGTAATACAAAACAATATACAAATAAAAAAAGTCAATAAAATACATAAATTTGCTTGTATACAATTATATAATACAACGGAAGGAAGAAATTTAGTAAAAGAAACAGATTTAGATATCTTTTTAAAAGAACCCAAAAAAAATTGGAATGAAGAAGAAAAAATTTTAACCCATGAGGGAATGCTTTCTCAAGAAAAAATTTCTATTTGGAATGAAAATTATGAAAAAAAAGAAAAAATAAATGGACATCATTTTAATTTATCTATAGATTTAAACGCTTGTATTGGATGTGGTGCTTGTATTATTGCATGTCATTCTGAAAACAATGTTCCTGTTGTTGGAAAAGAAGAAATAGAAAAATCTAGAGACATGCATTGGTTACGTATAGATAGGTATTATTTTTCAAATAATAAATCTCAATCTCAAGAAGAAAACATTTATGAAAATCCAAAAATTTCTTTTCAACCAATTATGTGTCAACATTGCGAACATGCCCCTTGTGAAACAGTGTGTCCAGTTGGAGCGACTTCTCATGGGGAACAAGGTCAAAATATGATGGCTTACAATCGTTGTGTAGGAACTCGTTATTGTGCAAATAACTGTCCTTATAAAGTAAGACGATTTAATTGGTTTAATTATGCTAATAATCAAAAATTTGATTTTAACATGAATAATACTTTAGGAAAAATGGTATTAAATCCAGATGTAGTTGTAAGAACCAGAGGTGTAATGGAAAAATGTTCTTTATGCATACAAAGAACACAATATGTTATAGGAATAGCAAAAAAAGAAAATAGAAAAATTAAGAATGAAGAATTTGAAACAGCTTGCAGTGTTTCTTGTCCTACCAAAGCCATTACTTTTGGAGATGCGAACGATTCTTCTAGTCTTATTTCTAAAAAAATAAAGGATACTAGATCTTATAAACTATTAGATTTTATAGGAGTAAGACCTAATGTATCTTATCTATTGAAAATTAGAAATAAGAAAAAAAATGAAATAGATAAAATGAAATAG
- the folE gene encoding GTP cyclohydrolase I FolE, which produces MMEEKYKKILKKEKLTQKSNSILNRSVDTDPVFQHKDVCFMTDEEKIEKIKKHFFQIMKILGLDMNDDSLRKTPKRVAKMFIQEIFSGLNSKNSPNLSIFENKYKYKQMLIEKNITVYSTCEHHFLPIVGKAHVGYISNGKVVGLSKINRIVNFYAKRPQVQERLTIQIVQYLQKMLDTQDVACVIEAKHLCVNSRGIRDIDSSTITTELIGSFKKNSEIREEFLHHIGIS; this is translated from the coding sequence ATGATGGAAGAAAAATATAAAAAAATTTTAAAAAAAGAAAAATTGACTCAAAAATCTAATTCGATTTTAAATCGATCAGTTGATACAGATCCTGTTTTTCAGCATAAGGATGTTTGCTTTATGACTGATGAAGAGAAGATTGAAAAAATTAAAAAACATTTTTTTCAGATTATGAAGATTTTAGGTTTAGATATGAACGATGATAGTTTACGTAAAACACCTAAACGAGTAGCAAAAATGTTTATACAAGAAATATTCAGTGGTCTGAATTCTAAAAATTCGCCTAACCTTTCCATTTTCGAAAATAAATATAAATATAAACAAATGTTAATAGAAAAAAATATAACAGTTTATTCCACTTGTGAACATCATTTTCTTCCTATTGTAGGTAAAGCTCATGTGGGTTATATTTCTAATGGAAAAGTAGTAGGTCTTTCTAAAATTAATAGAATTGTAAATTTTTATGCAAAAAGACCACAAGTTCAAGAACGTTTAACTATACAAATTGTTCAATATTTACAAAAAATGTTAGATACACAAGATGTAGCTTGTGTAATAGAAGCAAAACATTTATGCGTAAATTCTCGTGGAATTAGGGATATAGATAGTAGTACTATTACTACTGAGCTAATAGGTTCTTTTAAAAAAAATTCAGAAATTCGAGAAGAATTTTTGCATCATATTGGAATTTCTTAA
- the tsaB gene encoding tRNA (adenosine(37)-N6)-threonylcarbamoyltransferase complex dimerization subunit type 1 TsaB — MSLILNLETSTKNSSVSIAKNGICLTSVEECYKEYFHSEKLHTFIEYAIKISGIHIKDLKSICVSKGPGSYTSLRIGASTARGLCFALDIPLLSIDTLTIMSYKIDIKKGFLIPMIHAKSDFFYTSLFNESKKRLKPIQIKKFDNDFLKSLLSKYKKIYFIGNIPIIDTKLVKNGFLYKKIPSAMDMALVSYKKFCKKEFNNIEKFIPFYL, encoded by the coding sequence ATGTCTTTAATTCTAAATTTAGAAACTTCTACCAAAAATAGTTCAGTCAGTATTGCTAAAAATGGAATATGTTTAACTTCTGTAGAAGAATGTTATAAAGAATATTTTCATTCAGAAAAATTACATACATTTATAGAATATGCTATAAAAATTTCCGGAATTCATATTAAGGATTTAAAATCTATTTGTGTAAGCAAAGGACCGGGATCCTACACTTCTTTAAGAATAGGAGCATCTACTGCTAGAGGATTATGTTTTGCTTTAGATATTCCTTTGTTATCTATAGATACATTAACTATAATGAGTTATAAAATAGATATAAAAAAAGGATTTTTGATTCCTATGATACATGCTAAATCTGATTTTTTCTATACTTCATTATTTAATGAATCAAAAAAAAGATTGAAACCTATTCAGATAAAAAAATTTGATAACGATTTTTTAAAATCTTTATTATCAAAATATAAAAAAATATATTTCATAGGAAATATTCCTATTATAGATACTAAATTAGTAAAAAATGGATTTTTATATAAAAAAATACCATCTGCAATGGATATGGCTTTAGTTTCCTACAAAAAATTTTGTAAAAAAGAGTTTAATAACATTGAAAAATTTATTCCTTTTTATTTATAA
- a CDS encoding c-type cytochrome, whose protein sequence is MNKYFYGIILMILLIFFLESCWFDKTKPNVVYMPDMYYSEAYEPYSDPDFNYNKKAKKIKIPLFLKEKTSSFLPVKGTVSRSDLFYNLMDIENKGFNYSKNIIKNPLYNKYEEKEITIKKGEKLYQINCSICHGKNGDGQGELVKNEKILGIPNYKDRDLTIGSVYYVITYGKNNMNSYASQLNEIDRWRVSEYVMFLKNK, encoded by the coding sequence ATGAATAAATATTTTTACGGAATTATTCTTATGATTTTACTGATATTTTTTTTAGAATCTTGTTGGTTTGATAAAACTAAACCTAATGTAGTGTATATGCCTGACATGTATTATTCAGAAGCATATGAACCTTATTCAGATCCTGATTTTAATTACAATAAAAAAGCTAAAAAAATTAAAATTCCATTATTTTTAAAAGAAAAAACTTCTTCATTTTTGCCAGTAAAAGGCACAGTTTCTAGAAGTGATTTATTTTATAATTTAATGGATATCGAAAATAAAGGATTTAATTATTCAAAAAATATAATTAAAAATCCATTATATAATAAGTATGAAGAAAAAGAAATTACAATAAAAAAAGGAGAAAAATTATATCAAATCAACTGTTCTATATGTCACGGAAAAAATGGAGATGGACAAGGAGAATTGGTAAAAAACGAAAAAATTTTAGGAATTCCTAATTACAAAGATAGAGATCTTACTATTGGAAGTGTTTATTATGTTATTACATATGGTAAAAATAATATGAATTCTTATGCTTCACAATTAAATGAAATAGATAGATGGAGAGTTTCAGAATATGTTATGTTTTTAAAAAATAAATAA
- a CDS encoding TrkH family potassium uptake protein translates to MIQIRLRNFLDMSTPIIFIYIIISLGWKTFRLFNVEILLGIVLMMSILHFFILFDKNLEKGYRSMIFLSFFILGLSLIFSFVKILFHNIRITEDIKISTLISLILYVLIRITYFMRIVYVKIHSPAFIFITSFVLLSFLGSALLMLPASTVNKISFIDALFTSTSAVCVTGLGVLDTAKDFTYLGKIFILILIELGGLGILTITSFFSYFFRDGFSFKEAIFVSNFLNTKTTSNVLSLAVKVVMFTLTVEFIGTLLIYFSIKNKQIIESDSILFFSIFHSISAFCNSGFSTLSQGLYSESVRFNYLLQIIIAFLLILGGIGFNILFNFFTYIWLTVKKYFLKIFKDEDFRRPAHVVTLNTKIVILTTFFLLFFGTLFYYISEYHFSLSEHHSFHGKWIASFFSSATSRTAGFHVLNMSTLTPVTIFFTIFLMWIGASPASTGGGIKTSTFALALMNIISLSRGKNRLEIQRKEISSESIRLSFSIIMLSLMVIYISILIIILLDPKEDILSVSFEVFSAFSTTGLSLGITSNLSNGSKLVLIFLMLLGRIGVFNVMIGFLRKNKIGSHHYYRYPRGNILIN, encoded by the coding sequence ATGATCCAAATTAGATTACGAAATTTTTTGGATATGTCTACTCCAATTATATTTATTTATATAATTATCTCTTTAGGATGGAAAACTTTTAGACTTTTTAATGTAGAAATTCTTTTAGGAATTGTATTAATGATGAGTATTTTGCACTTTTTTATTCTTTTTGATAAAAACCTTGAAAAAGGTTATAGATCCATGATTTTTTTATCCTTTTTCATATTAGGACTTTCTCTTATTTTTTCTTTTGTAAAAATTTTATTCCATAACATAAGAATAACTGAAGATATAAAAATATCAACACTTATTAGTTTGATTCTATATGTGTTAATTCGTATCACTTATTTTATGCGAATAGTATACGTAAAAATTCATAGTCCTGCTTTCATATTTATTACAAGTTTTGTTCTTTTATCCTTTTTGGGATCCGCTTTATTAATGCTTCCTGCATCTACAGTCAATAAAATATCATTTATAGATGCTTTATTTACTTCTACTAGTGCTGTGTGTGTAACGGGATTAGGCGTATTAGATACAGCTAAGGATTTTACATATTTAGGAAAAATTTTTATACTTATATTAATAGAATTAGGAGGACTAGGTATTTTAACTATAACTTCTTTTTTTAGTTATTTTTTCAGAGATGGATTTTCTTTTAAGGAAGCTATTTTTGTTAGTAATTTTCTAAACACAAAAACAACAAGTAACGTTCTTAGTTTAGCTGTAAAAGTAGTCATGTTTACTTTAACAGTAGAATTTATAGGAACTTTATTAATTTATTTTTCTATTAAAAATAAACAGATAATAGAATCTGATAGTATTTTGTTTTTTTCTATTTTTCATTCTATATCCGCTTTTTGCAATAGTGGATTTTCTACTTTAAGTCAAGGATTATATTCAGAATCTGTTAGATTTAATTATTTATTGCAGATAATTATTGCTTTTTTATTAATATTGGGTGGGATAGGTTTTAATATTTTGTTCAATTTTTTTACATATATATGGCTAACTGTAAAAAAATATTTTTTAAAAATTTTTAAAGATGAAGATTTTAGACGTCCTGCACATGTAGTAACTTTAAATACAAAAATTGTGATATTGACTACTTTTTTTTTGCTTTTTTTTGGAACTCTTTTTTATTATATAAGTGAGTATCATTTTTCTCTTTCAGAACATCATTCTTTTCATGGTAAATGGATCGCTTCGTTTTTTTCTTCAGCTACATCTAGAACTGCAGGATTTCATGTATTAAATATGAGTACTCTAACACCAGTTACTATTTTTTTTACTATTTTTTTAATGTGGATAGGAGCTTCTCCAGCTTCTACTGGTGGAGGGATAAAGACGAGTACTTTTGCATTAGCATTAATGAATATTATTTCTTTGTCTAGAGGAAAAAATAGATTAGAAATACAAAGAAAAGAAATATCTTCGGAATCTATTCGATTATCTTTTTCAATTATTATGCTATCTCTAATGGTAATATACATAAGTATATTAATCATAATTCTTTTAGATCCAAAAGAAGATATTCTATCTGTTTCTTTTGAAGTCTTTTCTGCTTTTTCCACAACAGGATTATCTTTAGGTATTACTTCTAATTTATCAAACGGAAGTAAATTAGTTTTAATATTTTTAATGTTATTAGGAAGAATAGGAGTTTTTAATGTCATGATTGGTTTTTTAAGAAAAAATAAAATAGGTTCCCATCATTATTATAGGTATCCTAGAGGGAATATTCTTATTAATTAA
- the nrfD gene encoding NrfD/PsrC family molybdoenzyme membrane anchor subunit gives MYESPIRKPLILGKKTFKNITDDILNPVKNKAGNLWWISLFISILAFLWGLGCIFYTIGTGIGVWGLNRTINWAWDITNFVWWVGIGHAGTLISAVLLLFRQKWRLSINRSAEAMTIFAVIQAGLFPIIHMGRPWNAHWVLPIPNQFGTLWPNFNSPLLWDVFAISTYFSVSTVFWFMGLIPDFAMIRDRISNPFQKRIYNILSFGWGGTSRDWQRFEEMSLILAGLCTPLVFSVHTIVSFDFSTSVIKGWHSTIFPPYFVAGAIFSGFAMVQTLLGVARKVLSLENYITRNHIEYMNMIILLTGGIVLLAYISEFILAWYSGSPFEKFIYFSEEASKGPFWWAFWALIICNVIIPQFLWIKYVRRSFFWSYVIAIIINIGMWFERFDIIVLNLSHDYLPSSWTGFVPSFVDVGIFVGTIGLFFVLYLLYIRVFPVISQSELKTILKSDHNHNKK, from the coding sequence ATGTATGAATCTCCTATAAGAAAACCCCTAATTTTAGGAAAAAAAACATTTAAAAATATTACCGATGATATATTAAATCCTGTAAAAAATAAAGCTGGAAATTTATGGTGGATATCTTTATTTATCTCTATTTTAGCTTTTTTATGGGGATTAGGATGTATTTTTTATACAATTGGAACAGGGATAGGTGTTTGGGGGTTAAATAGAACAATTAATTGGGCTTGGGATATAACAAATTTTGTTTGGTGGGTTGGAATTGGTCATGCTGGAACTTTGATTTCAGCTGTATTGTTGTTATTTCGTCAAAAATGGCGATTATCCATTAATCGTTCAGCGGAAGCAATGACAATTTTTGCAGTGATCCAAGCTGGATTATTTCCTATTATTCATATGGGAAGACCATGGAATGCACATTGGGTTTTGCCTATTCCTAATCAATTTGGAACTTTATGGCCAAATTTTAATTCTCCTTTATTATGGGATGTATTTGCGATTAGCACTTATTTTTCTGTTTCTACAGTTTTTTGGTTTATGGGATTAATTCCAGATTTTGCAATGATACGAGACCGTATATCAAACCCTTTTCAAAAAAGAATCTATAATATTCTTAGTTTTGGATGGGGTGGAACATCAAGAGATTGGCAAAGGTTTGAAGAAATGTCTTTAATTTTGGCGGGTTTATGTACCCCATTAGTATTTTCTGTACATACCATAGTATCCTTCGATTTTTCTACTTCTGTAATTAAGGGGTGGCATAGCACAATATTTCCTCCTTATTTTGTAGCAGGCGCTATATTTTCTGGTTTTGCTATGGTACAAACTTTATTAGGCGTAGCAAGAAAAGTTCTTTCTTTGGAAAATTATATTACAAGAAATCATATTGAGTATATGAATATGATTATATTATTAACAGGAGGAATTGTTTTATTAGCTTATATTTCTGAATTTATTCTGGCTTGGTATTCCGGAAGTCCTTTTGAAAAATTCATTTATTTTTCTGAAGAAGCATCTAAGGGGCCATTTTGGTGGGCTTTTTGGGCTTTGATTATTTGTAATGTTATTATTCCTCAATTTCTATGGATTAAATATGTGCGAAGAAGTTTTTTTTGGTCTTATGTTATCGCTATTATTATAAATATTGGAATGTGGTTTGAAAGATTTGATATTATCGTTTTAAATCTAAGTCATGATTATCTTCCTTCTTCTTGGACTGGTTTTGTTCCTTCATTTGTAGATGTTGGAATTTTTGTAGGAACTATTGGCTTATTTTTTGTTCTTTATTTATTATATATACGTGTTTTTCCTGTTATTTCACAATCGGAGTTAAAAACAATATTAAAATCTGATCATAATCATAATAAAAAATAA